From one Lolium rigidum isolate FL_2022 chromosome 4, APGP_CSIRO_Lrig_0.1, whole genome shotgun sequence genomic stretch:
- the LOC124647279 gene encoding strigolactone esterase D14-like: protein MNARIFGNGGETLVLAHGYGGTRFVWDDVVPSLAERFRVVIFDWSFSGAAADVSGCSERPCSYDGFADELVALMDELELKGAVYVGHSMAGMIGCIASVARPDLFSHLVLVGASPRYINEDGYEGGFDSSEVDAMLAAVEADFAAWVPLFAQAVVGADHPATVARFAKQLATMRPATALRVLRAVLTCDVRGVLPDVTAPCSIVHCGRDSVAPLAVARYMQRAMVACAGARGADTVVIESSGHFPQLAAPKEFVQAIEAVLIDH, encoded by the exons ATGAACGCCAGGATTTTCGGCAACGGCGGCGAGACGCTGGTGCTCGCCCATGGCTACGGGGGCACCCGGTTCGTCTGGGACGACGTCGTGCCGTCGCTAGCGGAGAGGTTCCGTGTCGTCATCTTCGACTGGAGCTTCTCCGGCGCGGCGGCCGACGTTAGCGGGTGTTCGGAACGGCCCTGCTCGTACGACGGCTTCGCCGACGAGCTCGTCGCGCTGATGGACGAGCTGGAGCTGAAGGGGGCGGTGTACGTTGGGCACTCCATGGCCGGCATGATCGGCTGCATTGCGTCGGTCGCGAGGCCGGACCTGTTCAGCCACCTCGTGCTGGTTGGAGCATCTCCTAG GTACATAAACGAGGACGGGTACGAGGGCGGCTTCGACAGCAGCGAGGTGGACGCCATGCTCGCCGCCGTGGAGGCCGACTTCGCGGCGTGGGTGCCGCTCTTCGCCCAGGCCGTGGTCGGGGCGGACCACCCGGCCACCGTCGCGAGGTTCGCCAAGCAGCTGGCCACGATGCGCCCTGCCACCGCGCTCCGCGTCCTGCGTGCCGTGCTCACCTGCGACGTCCGCGGCGTGCTCCCGGACGTCACGGCGCCGTGCAGCATCGTGCACTGCGGCCGGGACTCGGTTGCGCCGCTCGCCGTAGCGCGGTACATGCAGCGTGCCATGGTCGCCTGCGCCGGCGCCCGTGGCGCGGACACGGTGGTCATCGAGTCCTCCGGCCACTTCCCGCAGCTCGCCGCGCCCAAGGAGTTCGTGCAGGCCATTGAAGCCGTCTTGATCGACCACTGA